One part of the Vicia villosa cultivar HV-30 ecotype Madison, WI linkage group LG6, Vvil1.0, whole genome shotgun sequence genome encodes these proteins:
- the LOC131609278 gene encoding putative kinase-like protein TMKL1, with amino-acid sequence MAFLKPLISLYIPFLFLSCFLTKASTKSTLPPTTSSDVQLILFKIKPSLQGTTENLLLSSWNTSTPLCQWRGLKWVFTNGSSLSCTDLSSPQWNNLSFSKDPFLHLLSLQLPSANLSGSLPRELGQFPMLQSLYLNINSLSGTIPLELGYASSLSDIDLSDNLLVGDLPPSVWNLCDKLVSLKVHGNSLSGSVSEPALPDSSCKVLQFLDLGGNRFSGDFPDFVTKFGALKQLDLGSNMFSGAISNGLVGLRLEKLNLSHNNFSGVVPVFGESKFGVDCFEGNSPDLCGPPLGSCDKNSSLSSGAVAGIVISLMTGAVVLASLLIGYMQNKKKKGSGESEDELNDDEEDEENGGGGGGGSVGGNGEGKLMLFAGGENLTLDDVLNATGQVMEKTCYGTAYKAKLADGGTIALRLLREGTCKDRSSCLAVIKQLGKIRHENLIPLRAFYQGKRGEKLLIYDYLPLRTLHELLHEIKAGKPVLNWARRHKIALGIARGLAYLHTGLDVPITHANVRSKNVLVDDFFVARITDFALDKLMIPSIADEMVALAKTDGYKAPELQRMKKCNSRTDVYAFGILLLEILIGRKPGKNGRSGEYIDLPSMVKVAVLEETTMEVFDVELLKGIRSPMEDGLVQALKLAMGCCAPVASVRPSMEEVVRQLEENRPRNRSALYSPTETRSGSITPF; translated from the exons ATGGCATTTCTCAAACCCCTTATCTCTCTCtacattcccttccttttcctcTCCTGTTTCCTCACCAAAGCCTCAACAAAATCCACACTTCCTCCAACCACATCCTCTGATGTTCAACTCATCCTATTCAAAATCAAACCCTCCCTCCAAGGCACCACAGAGAACCTCCTCCTCTCCTCATGGAACACCTCAACTCCTCTCTGTCAATGGCGAGGCCTCAAATGGGTCTTCACCAACGGTTCATCTCTCTCATGTACTGACCTCTCTTCACCACAATGGAACAATCTTTCCTTCTCCAAAGACCCTTTTCTCCACTTGCTGTCTCTTCAACTCCCCTCCGCAAATCTCTCCGGCTCTCTCCCCAGAGAGCTTGGCCAGTTTCCTATGCTGCAGAGTCTTTACCTTAACATCAATTCCTTGAGTGGAACCATTCCTCTTGAGCTTGGTTACGCCTCTTCACTCTCTGATATTGATTTGAGTGATAACCTTTTGGTTGGTGACCTTCCACCTTCTGTGTGGAACTTGTGTGATAAGCTTGTTTCTCTTAAGGTTCATGGAAATTCATTATCTGGGTCTGTTTCAGAACCTGCATTACCTGATTCATCTTGTAAGGTTTTGCAGTTTCTTGATTTGGGTGGGAATAGATTTTCCGGTGATTTTCCTGATTTTGTTACTAAATTTGGTGCCCTTAAACAGCTTGATTTAGGGAGTAATATGTTTAGTGGTGCAATTTCTAATGGTTTGGTTGGACTTAGGTTGGAAAAATTGAATCTTTCTCATAATAATTTTAGTGGGGTTGTTCCGGTTTTCGGGGAATCGAAATTCGGTGTGGACTGTTTTGAAGGGAATAGTCCTGATTTGTGTGGTCCACCTTTGGGAAGTTGTGATAAGAATTCTTCATTGAGTTCTGGTGCTGTTGCAGGGATTGTTATTAGTCTTATGACAGGTGCTGTTGTTTTGGCTTCTTTGTTGATTGGTTatatgcaaaacaagaagaaaaagggGAGCGGAGAGAGTGAGGATGAGTTGAATGATGATGAAGAGGACGAAGAGAAcggcggtggtggtggtggtggttcgGTTGGTGGAAATGGTGAAGGGAAGCTTATGTTGTTTGCTGGTGGTGAGAATTTGACACTTGATGATGTGTTGAATGCGACGGGGCAAGTGATGGAGAAGACGTGTTATGGAACTGCTTATAAGGCTAAGCTTGCGGATGGTGGGACGATTGCGTTGAGGTTGTTGAGGGAAGGGACTTGCAAGGATAGGAGTTCGTGTTTGGCGGTTATTAAACAGTTGGGGAAAATTCGACATGAGAATTTGATTCCTTTGAGAGCTTTCTATCAAGGGAAAAGAGGGGAGAAGCTGCTTATTTATGACTATTTGCCTCTCAGAACTCTTCATGAACTTTTGCATG AAATTAAAGCAGGAAAACCAGTGCTAAACTGGGCAAGGCGACACAAGATTGCATTAGGTATAGCAAGAGGACTAGCATATCTTCATACGGGACTCGATGTTCCCATAACTCACGCAAACGTAAGATCCAAGAACGTGCTAGTAGACGACTTCTTCGTTGCCAGGATCACTGACTTCGCGCTCGACAAACTAATGATACCTTCCATAGCAGATGAAATGGTGGCACTCGCGAAAACAGACGGGTACAAGGCACCAGAGCTtcaaagaatgaagaaatgcAACTCAAGGACCGACGTCTACGCCTTCGGTATACTACTTCTTGAGATCTTAATCGGTAGGAAGCCTGGTAAGAACGGAAGAAGCGGCGAGTATATAGATTTACCTTCAATGGTGAAAGTAGCTGTCTTGGAGGAAACTACAATGGAGGTTTTCGACGTGGAGCTCTTGAAAGGGATAAGAAGTCCAATGGAAGACGGGCTGGTTCAGGCGTTGAAGCTGGCGATGGGATGCTGTGCACCGGTGGCGTCGGTTAGACCGAGCATGGAGGAAGTTGTGAGGCAGTTGGAGGAGAATAGACCAAGGAACAGGTCTGCTTTATACAGTCCAACTGAGACAAGAAGTGGAAGTATTACACCATTTTGA